In Ovis canadensis isolate MfBH-ARS-UI-01 breed Bighorn chromosome 11, ARS-UI_OviCan_v2, whole genome shotgun sequence, one genomic interval encodes:
- the METTL23 gene encoding histone-arginine methyltransferase METTL23 isoform X1, whose amino-acid sequence MYVWPCAVVLAQYLWFHRGSLPGKAVLEIGAGVSLPGIVAAKCGAEVTLSDSSELPHCLEICRQSCQMNNLPQVHVVGLTWGHVSRDLLALPPQDIILASDVFFEPEDFEDILTTVYFLMQKNPKVKLWSTYQVRSADWSLEALLYKWDMKCVHIPLEYFGADKEDIAESALPGRHTVEMLVISFAKDNLNYT is encoded by the exons ATGTATGTTTGGCCCTGTGCTGTGGTCCTGGCCCAGTACTTGTGGTTTCACAGAGGATCTCTGCCAGGCAAGGCTGTCTTAGAG ATTGGTGCTGGAGTGAGCCTTCCAGGAATTGTGGCTGCAAAATGTGGTGCTGAAGTTACACTGTCAGACAGTTCAGAGTTGCCTCACTGCCTAGAAATCTGTCGGCAAAGCTGCCAAATGAATAATCTGCCTCAAGTCCATGTTGTAGGACTCACCTGGGGTCATGTATCTCGAGATCTTCTGGCTCTACCACCACAAGACATTATTCTTGCATCTGATGTATTCTTTGAACCAGAAg ACTTTGAGGACATTCTAACTACAGTTTACTTTTTGATGCAGAAGAACCCCAAAGTGAAATTGTGGTCTACTTACCAGGTAAGAAG tgctgACTGGTCACTTGAAGCTTTGCTCTACAAGTGGGACATGAAATGTGTCCATATTCCTCTGGAGTATTTTGGTGCAGACAAAGAAGATATAGCAGAATCTGCCCTTCCAGGAAGACATACTGTTGAAATGCTGGTCATCTCCTTTGCAAAGGACAATCTGAATTACACCTAA
- the METTL23 gene encoding histone-arginine methyltransferase METTL23 isoform X3, with protein MRGAPYWRCASRRSCIFNMECMFGPVLWSWPSTCGFTEDLCQIGAGVSLPGIVAAKCGAEVTLSDSSELPHCLEICRQSCQMNNLPQVHVVGLTWGHVSRDLLALPPQDIILASDVFFEPEDFEDILTTVYFLMQKNPKVKLWSTYQVRSADWSLEALLYKWDMKCVHIPLEYFGADKEDIAESALPGRHTVEMLVISFAKDNLNYT; from the exons GTCCTGCATCTTCAATATGGAATGTATGTTTGGCCCTGTGCTGTGGTCCTGGCCCAGTACTTGTGGTTTCACAGAGGATCTCTGCCAG ATTGGTGCTGGAGTGAGCCTTCCAGGAATTGTGGCTGCAAAATGTGGTGCTGAAGTTACACTGTCAGACAGTTCAGAGTTGCCTCACTGCCTAGAAATCTGTCGGCAAAGCTGCCAAATGAATAATCTGCCTCAAGTCCATGTTGTAGGACTCACCTGGGGTCATGTATCTCGAGATCTTCTGGCTCTACCACCACAAGACATTATTCTTGCATCTGATGTATTCTTTGAACCAGAAg ACTTTGAGGACATTCTAACTACAGTTTACTTTTTGATGCAGAAGAACCCCAAAGTGAAATTGTGGTCTACTTACCAGGTAAGAAG tgctgACTGGTCACTTGAAGCTTTGCTCTACAAGTGGGACATGAAATGTGTCCATATTCCTCTGGAGTATTTTGGTGCAGACAAAGAAGATATAGCAGAATCTGCCCTTCCAGGAAGACATACTGTTGAAATGCTGGTCATCTCCTTTGCAAAGGACAATCTGAATTACACCTAA
- the METTL23 gene encoding histone-arginine methyltransferase METTL23 isoform X2, whose product MNNLPQVHVVGLTWGHVSRDLLALPPQDIILASDVFFEPEDFEDILTTVYFLMQKNPKVKLWSTYQVRSADWSLEALLYKWDMKCVHIPLEYFGADKEDIAESALPGRHTVEMLVISFAKDNLNYT is encoded by the exons ATGAATAATCTGCCTCAAGTCCATGTTGTAGGACTCACCTGGGGTCATGTATCTCGAGATCTTCTGGCTCTACCACCACAAGACATTATTCTTGCATCTGATGTATTCTTTGAACCAGAAg ACTTTGAGGACATTCTAACTACAGTTTACTTTTTGATGCAGAAGAACCCCAAAGTGAAATTGTGGTCTACTTACCAGGTAAGAAG tgctgACTGGTCACTTGAAGCTTTGCTCTACAAGTGGGACATGAAATGTGTCCATATTCCTCTGGAGTATTTTGGTGCAGACAAAGAAGATATAGCAGAATCTGCCCTTCCAGGAAGACATACTGTTGAAATGCTGGTCATCTCCTTTGCAAAGGACAATCTGAATTACACCTAA